Part of the Musa acuminata AAA Group cultivar baxijiao chromosome BXJ2-7, Cavendish_Baxijiao_AAA, whole genome shotgun sequence genome is shown below.
TCCGCACCTCCTCTTCCATGCCTCGCATAGTGACTTGGGCGGCGGAGCAGAACACTCGACGTGCATGGATTGCATGAGTCGTCGATATGGGCTCTATTTTGGGCTATAGGTGATTTGCATGTAAGCCCAAGCCCAATATAAAGCCCAAACCCAAGCTGCTAGTGTGGTGGAGTCCCCCTCGTGCAAACGGAAAGCGCAGTGTTCGATCCACGAcctccgccacctcctcctccttcttccccCTCGTCCGAGTCGCCCCAAGAAACCCTTCGATCCCCACAGAGGGTTGACCCCAATTGTCCATCGGATCGTCTCCAACCCTATCTCGCGCCGATTTGGATCTCGCCCCTCCTCACCTCAGATCTATTCTCGGTACCTTCGGATCCACCAGatccagatccagatctagggtTTTAAGGTAGTTTGCAGGGCAGGAGGCTGGTGGACGAGATGGAGAAGTCATGCTCGCTTCTGATCCACTTCGACAAGGGCTCGCCGGCGATGGCGAACGAGATCAAGGAGGCCCTCGAGGGCAACGACGTAGGGGCCAAGATCGACGCCCTCAAGAAGGCCGTCATGCTTCTCCTCAACGGGGAGACGCTCCCTCAGCTCTTCATCACCATCGTCCGCTACGTGCTTCCCTCCGAGGACCACACCGTGCAAAAGCTGCTGCTCCTCTACCTGGAGATCATCGATAAGACCGACGCCCGCGGCCGCGTGCTCCCTGAGATGATCCTCATTTGTCAGAACCTCCGCAACAACCTGCAGCACCCCAACGAGTACATCCGGGGGGTCACTCTCCGCTTTCTCTGCCGCCTATCCGAACCCGAGATACTGGAGCCCCTTGTGCCCTCCGTCCTCGCCAACCTGGACCACCGCCACCCCTTCATCCGCCGCCACGCCCTTCTCGCCGTCGCCGCCATCTACCGGCTTCCCGGCCAGGCTGGCGAGCAGCTCCTTCCTGACGCCCCCGAGCTGGTTGAGAAGACCTTGTCGTCTGAGCAGGATCTTTCCGCCCGTCGCAACGCCTTCCTCATGCTCGCCTCCTGCGCCCAGCCCCGTGCCGTCACCTACCTCCTGTCCCACGCCGACCACGTTCCCGACTGGGGCGACCTCCTTCAGATGGCCGCCCTCGACCTCATACGCAAGGTCTGCCGCTCCAACCCCGCTGAAAAGGGCAAGTACATTAAGATCATCATCTCCCTTCTCAACTCCCCCTCTGCCGCCGTCGTCTATGAGTGTGCCAGCACTCTCGTTTCCCTGTCCTCTGCTCCGACTGCCATCCGGGCTGCTGCCAACACCTACTGCCAGCTCCTTCTCACGCAGAGCGACAACAACGTCAAGCTCATCGTGCTCGACCGCCTCAACGAGCTCAAATCGTCGCACAGGGAGCTTATGGTGGAAATGATTATGGATGTGCTCCGTGCCCTGTCAAGTCCGAATCTTGACATCAGGCGCAAGACGTTGGACATCGCCCTCGAGCTGATTACATCGAGGAACGTCGATGAGGTGGTACTCACGCTCAAGAAGGAGGTCGTCAAGACCCAGAGCACTGAGCTCGAGAAAAATGGGGAATACCGGCAGATGTTGGTGCAGGCCATTCATTCATGTGCGATCAAGTTCCCCGAGGTCGCAAGCACCGTGGTGCATCTGCTGATGGATTTCCTCGGGGACACGAATGTGGCTTCTGCTGTTGACGTGGCTCTCTTCGTCAGAGAGATAATTGAGACCAACCCAAAGCTCAGAGTGTCCATCATCACGAGGCTACTCGACACGTTTTATCAGATTCGTGCTGCGAGGGTCTGCTCGTGTGCTCTTTGGATCATTGGTGAGTACTGCCTTTCGCTCTCTGAGGTGGAAAGTGGGATCACGACTATTAAGCAGTGCCTGGGAGATCTTCCTTTCTACACTAGCACTGAGGAGGGGGAGGTGGCGGATGCTTCAAAGAAACCCCAGCAGGTCAACTTGTCTGGTACCGTTTCTTCAAGACGGCCTGTGGTTTTGGCGGATGGAACTTATGCAACACAAAGTGCTGCCTCAGAAACTGCTGTGTCTGCTCCGACGGTTCTTCCAGGATCTGTGGGTTCACCTGGAAATTTGAGGTCACTAATCTTGTCTGGTGACTTCTTTGTAGGTGCAGTCGTTGCTTGCACTTTGACTAAGCTGGTTTTGAGACTGGAAGAGGTCCAGCCGTCAAAGGCTGAAGTAAACAAAGCTTGCACTGGGGCTTTGCTGATAATGACTTCTATGTTGCAGTTGGGACAGTCTACCTTTCTTCCCCACCCGATCGATAATGATTCTTACGACAGGATTGTGTTGTGCATAAGGTTGCTCTGCAACACTGGTGATGAGGTGAGGAGAATATGGTTGCAGTCATGCCGCCAGAGTTTTGCTAAAATGCTCGCAGAGAAGCAGTTCCAAGAAACTGAGGAGATTAAGGCTAAGGCCCAGATTTCCCATGCACAACCTGATGATCTCATTGATTTCTACCACTTGAAGAGTAGGAAGGTAAGGAATTCTAGTATCTTGTTTAAATGATCTTACTTGATCCATGGTTGATGAATGTTTATATGCCTATGTTTATTTGCATTTGACTTTCTACAAAACTTTTATCATGCAAGAAATCTATATTCAGACTAGTAGTCCTGTAGGAAATTATTTTAGTTTCGGATTCTATGTTCTGTGACTAAAAGAATTTTTGCTTCTTCTGCTTGTAGGAATGTTGAATATGAGTAGTAATTGAAAGAATCAACGATTCTGCTTCCAATGCCAAAAAGATCTGATAAAGTAAAACACATTAAAAAGGCCTGAAAAGTAGTGGTCAAAGACTTAAAATAGTGTGGTCCTAATATCTAATGGAAAGGAATTCATCTATTAGTGTAAATTATCTATACCTGTACACTGGCTTGTGATGGATAGCATCTACCTCTTGTGGATTTGAAGTATGTTATACAAGGTTTTGAATAGAATATATTTCTGTAATATTAACCGTTGGTTGAATAGTTAGGAATGACGATTGATTTAAATTGTTACTCACTGAGATCTGAGTTTAAATTAGGTTTAAGGATGAAAGCAGAACTACATAGGTTGATCTGGGACAAAATATTGTTTACAAACGGTTTAAATTGAGATCTTTCTCTAACTGTTCTTCATTCTTTTTACATGGCTAGACAATGTAACACATGACTCTAAATTTACTATACTGAGGACTGGAAATTCATTGAACAGATCGAAATTGAATTTTCTTGTAACAATCTGCACTTTGGAAGTAAGATCTATTTTCCCATTCATGTACTTAGATATATTTTGCTATTGGTTTTGATATGGTGTAAGTGATACATATTACTTGAATGCTTGTTGTAATGCATTAGTGAAAAATGGATTCTGTACTGCTTTTGAGAAAGATTTTTATGatttgttgatattttgatacaatAAATTCATTTGGTCGGAAGATCTTGTTGTGTTCCATAATTTTCTCTCTTATTTGCTATGTTTTATTCTCATATTTAAGATAATTGTCATAATTCCAAGCAGTAGAAATAATGTCAATGCGAGTATCAATTTTATAAACATCAGTTATTCAGTTGTAGAAATTATTGATGGTTAACCTATCTAATTATCATGTACACAAAGTGAATCATCATGGCAGGTGTTATCGATAGCTTGTCACATGATAGCATTTGAGTGTCTAGATATGCTGCACGGTGATGACCTTATCTTATTGTGCTGGTTATGCCTGTGAACTTGGTCGGCCAGCCTGAGCAGAAGATAATTTTGAGTCTCAAGGCATGTTTGGTTGTGGAAATGCTAGGGAATTAGGATATTTTGTTTTTGTCCTAGGCATCTTTGTTTCATCAGATCTGCAGTCAGGAACAATAGACATATCTTGTATTTGGCATTATGCAAGTTGAGGGTGTGTCATCTACCATATACACTGAGAAAATTGCTTTTTAATGCAAATGCACTTCAGCAACTGAAGTGGCAACAAAGATCATGGTGATAACTTCCTGTAATTGGTGTCTGTTGCCAATTGACTGTTGCCATGTGAAACTTTGAAACTTTGTTCCATATTCATTTATTGCTCTTTACTTTATAGCAATATATATGATTcacatgttgatatggttgcttgtAATCAGATAAGAAAGAGTGAACTTTAATTTGCTCTACCAAGTTATTGACAAAATTAGTAATTCTGTGTTTATATAGTATATGATATACACAACCTTTGTGGTTTTAATCTTTTAATTGAATTAAGAAATTCCTTTATGATCCTTCAAACTTGAAAGAACCATGCATTTTGAAAACTAAATATTTGTTTCAGTTCAATAATAGCATAATAATAATAGTTGTATACGAGTCAATGCTGTTACATTTCCAGATTTCtcctaaacaaacaaaatgaacggTCAACATATAGTAAAATTATGATAACTCAGGATCTATGGTTGTCAGTCAACAATCAAGGGCACTTAACGAATTGTATTTATAATTTTCCTTTGTTTGCCTTTTTAGTTAAATCCTCATAAGTTATAAAATTTAGAACTTTTAAGATCTTGCTTGATGATGTTTTTAACCTATAATATTTAGAAATATAACATCATgttttatgattttctttttccttctttgtcGTAATCTTTGGCTTGCTGAACTTATTCTCAGGTGTtgtaagacttttattttatattgCTGTATGAGATTTTAGTTGGGCTATATCTGAATAATACTCGAAGTTGTTATTTTCTGTTTACAACTTTGGTGCTATATATTTCCAGAGCCACAAAAATCCAAAGAATTAATGTTCCATAAATCTCTTTTGGTGTTGGTGTAAATAGGGTATGAGCCAGCTTGAGTTGGAGGATCAAGTCCAAGATGATTTAAAACGAGCAACTGGAGAATTCATGAAGGATGGAGATGATGCAAATAAATTGAACCGAATTCTTCAACTAACAGGATTCAGTGATCCTGTGTATGCTGAGGCATATGTGACAGTTCATCATTATGACATTGTCCTTGATGTTACAGTGATTAATCGAACAAAGGAAACACTTCAGAATTTGTGCTTGGAATTAGCAACAATGGGAGACCTCAAACTTGTAGACCGACCACAGAACTATACACTAGCTCCAGAAACAAGTAAACAAATCCGAGCCAATATAAAGGTTTCTTCAACAGAAACTGGAGTCATATTTGGTAATATTGTATATGAAACTTCAAATGTGCTTGAGAGAACTGTTGTTGTCCTCAATGACATCCACATTGACATCATGGACTACATATCTCCTGCTATCTGTGCTGATGTGACATTTAGGAACATGTGGGCAGAATTTGAGTGGGAAAACAAGGTATTCTCTTCattattttcaaactatattattGTCTTTTAATGATGCTAAAGCATTTCTACATTTCTATCAATTATGCTATGACATTTCTAAATGAATGATGTACTGAGTTCAGGTAATATATTATAATGTGTATTATAGTGGAGGCAGAATATATGTTGAACTAGTCTCGGAAAATCACAACATCGATATATACAGTTAGGCACATTTCTGATAATTGATTTTGTGGACACACAAGGAACATCAATGTATGTAGTTGTTGGTTACATGTTGCACATTGATTTCTTGAGTTTCTGAAAGGTCAACTAGAAGGAATCTGAGAGTCCCTAGGGGTCATGATTGCGGCATGAAAAAGAAGCTGATTATTATTTAATAAGGAAACCTTTGGGAGAAATTCCTTACCTTGACAGACTATTCAACAGTTGAATATTGATTTTTCATTACTAGTTGGTAGTTCAATTTTTATTCGAAGGATTTGTTAAAATGGTGCTACTCTGTACGAAAGGGTGACAAAGTATATACTTGTGTAAGGAGACTCCTTTCCAGTTTTCGTTGAGCATGTACAATGTCATTTTTTGTTGCTTAATAATACTTTGCGTGTGGGGTGTAATTAAGCCTGTTTACATCATGATGTCATAATATTACCCAAGGTAAATCACGGTAAGCTTTTTTGTCACTTTTGGTCCGATAATGGTT
Proteins encoded:
- the LOC103991927 gene encoding coatomer subunit beta-1, which encodes MEKSCSLLIHFDKGSPAMANEIKEALEGNDVGAKIDALKKAVMLLLNGETLPQLFITIVRYVLPSEDHTVQKLLLLYLEIIDKTDARGRVLPEMILICQNLRNNLQHPNEYIRGVTLRFLCRLSEPEILEPLVPSVLANLDHRHPFIRRHALLAVAAIYRLPGQAGEQLLPDAPELVEKTLSSEQDLSARRNAFLMLASCAQPRAVTYLLSHADHVPDWGDLLQMAALDLIRKVCRSNPAEKGKYIKIIISLLNSPSAAVVYECASTLVSLSSAPTAIRAAANTYCQLLLTQSDNNVKLIVLDRLNELKSSHRELMVEMIMDVLRALSSPNLDIRRKTLDIALELITSRNVDEVVLTLKKEVVKTQSTELEKNGEYRQMLVQAIHSCAIKFPEVASTVVHLLMDFLGDTNVASAVDVALFVREIIETNPKLRVSIITRLLDTFYQIRAARVCSCALWIIGEYCLSLSEVESGITTIKQCLGDLPFYTSTEEGEVADASKKPQQVNLSGTVSSRRPVVLADGTYATQSAASETAVSAPTVLPGSVGSPGNLRSLILSGDFFVGAVVACTLTKLVLRLEEVQPSKAEVNKACTGALLIMTSMLQLGQSTFLPHPIDNDSYDRIVLCIRLLCNTGDEVRRIWLQSCRQSFAKMLAEKQFQETEEIKAKAQISHAQPDDLIDFYHLKSRKGMSQLELEDQVQDDLKRATGEFMKDGDDANKLNRILQLTGFSDPVYAEAYVTVHHYDIVLDVTVINRTKETLQNLCLELATMGDLKLVDRPQNYTLAPETSKQIRANIKVSSTETGVIFGNIVYETSNVLERTVVVLNDIHIDIMDYISPAICADVTFRNMWAEFEWENKVAVNTVIQGEKEFLNHIIKSTNMKCLTPLSALDGECGFLAANLYAKSVFGEDALVNVSVEKQADGKLSGYIRIRSKTQGIALSLGDKITLKQKGGS